From the Catenulispora sp. EB89 genome, the window GGGGGCTCCAGTCAAGATCCGTTGCGATTGTGCGGATACGGTCCGGATGTGGGCGTTCCGGGGGTGTGCGCACCGGTTCGGTGAGGGGCCGGGGACGGCCCGGACCTGACCGGAGGCCGCGTCCGCCTAACGGGTAGCGTGGCCGACGCTCGGCGTACCTCTGGAGTTAAGCTGAGCCGATCGCAGCTGATCACTACCGAACGCTCCCTGGAGTCCCGCGTGCACTGGATGATGCCCTACCAAATGGCCTTCTGGCTGTGCGGCATCCTGATGGTGCTGGCCGCGGCGATGTACTTCTCGCGCAAGCCGGTGCTCGTGAAGTACGTGCCGTTCCCCCGCGAGCTGGGAACCGTCCTGGGCCTGTTCGGCCTGTGGCAGGTGGCCGGCCAACTGTCGGTGATGAAGGTGGACGGCGCGATCACCCGCGGCACCTGGATCTGGAACACCGAGCGCGACCTGTACCTGCCCAGCGAGCACTGGATCCAGCACCTGTTCTTCCCGGCGCACCCGACCGTGGTGAAGTTCTTCAACCTCTACTACGCGTCGATGCACTTCACCTGCATGATCATCTTCCTCATCTGGCTCTTCGTCCGCCACCGCGACCGCTACCCCCAGGCGCGCACCACGATGGCCATGGCCACAGCATTCGCCCTGGTGATCCAACTGATCCCGGTGGCCCCGCCCCGCATGATCGCCGAAGCACACCTGACCGACACAGCCCTGTACTTCCACCAGTCGGTCTACGGCGCCATGGACGCCAACTCCCCGGACCAGCTCTCAGCGATGCCCTCGGTACACGTGATCTGGGCCGTCCTGGTCGGCTGGACAGTCTGGCGCGTCTCCCCCAGCAAGTGGCGCTGGATCGGCCCACTGCACACCATCCTGACGATCACGGTCGTCCTGGTCACGGCGAACCACTACTGGGCCGACGGCATCGTGGGCGTGGCCCTACTGCTCATTTCGGCTGGAATCCAAGCCGCCGCCCGGCGTGGCGCCGGATGGATCCGCACCACCCGCGTAGCCTCGGCGGAGGTAACCGAACCCGAACTCGCCAGGAGCCGTTGATGACCGCCGTCGCCGAAACCGGGGCCAACACCATCGCCTACGGCGTCCAGGGCATGAGCTGCGGCCACTGCAGCGCCGCCGTGACCGAGGCCCTGACCGCGCTCCCGGGCGTGAGCGCGGTGGAGATCGACCTCCCGGGCAAGCGCGCACTGGTGACTGCTTCGACGGCGCTGGAGATCGCCGCGGTGCGGGACGCCATCGAGGGCGCCGGGTACCAGCTGGTTTAGGCCGCGGCCGGCCCGCGTGGCCGGCCACGCGGTTCGTCGGGTCCGACCGGACCACGCGGGGTGTTGGTTCTGGGTCCCTCGCCGCGTCGACGGGCGAAGCCAACCTGGCCGGGCCGGTGGTGTCAGGCCGGGCGAGGCTGCACCACAGCAGCAGGGGTGCGGCTTGATACCGCCGGACCGGACCAATGCCGCGTAGTTAAGAGTTCTGGCCCGTTGTCAACTGCGCTGAATTTGACCAGGTGGGCTTCGGATACGGTGCCCTCGCCGCCGCCAGGCTGTGACAAGTCGAGCGTATTGAACGAGCGTTGAGGTCAAATTGTCCTAGTTGACAGGGCCGCAGATTCCTTAACTACGCGGCATTGCGGACCGGACTGGTTCCGTTTACGGCGACGACGCGGCGAGGGGCCCAGAACCCTGGTGACCAAAAGCAGCACCGCCGGCAGGCAGCGCGACGCACTCCGAGCGGATAGAAAGCCGAACAGTCGCGGGCCGCCGCCGGTAGGAGGTCGCGCGGGTCGCCCCCTCGCTGTAGAGCGCCCGCCGGAGGCCTCGAGGCGCCCACCAAACGCGGCAGGCAGCCGCCCACATGACGTGTGCGCAGTGACTCGGACCGGCGCGTGGTCGTGGACGCGAAAACCGCCAGCCGCCAAAGCGCCGCGCTCAAGCTCGACCGCCGCGCGCTCTTGCCCACGAAAACCGCCAGCCGCGAACGCACCACAGCAGTGACCTGAACTACTGCGCGGTCTTGCACGCGAAAACCGGCGGCCGCCAGCGCAACCTGCTGCGCTCAACCGAACTGCGCCACCCTGCGAGGTCACCAAACCTTAGGCGAAGCCGTAAAAATCGCCTGTAAATCAACAGACCAGCCGCACATACAAACCAACCCCACCCCCACCCCACCCAGACCACTCCCCCCGAATTGGCCCACCACACCCGCCCCGATCCTCCGCCCTCCGCCAAAGCCCCCGCACTACGCTTCCGCCATGACGGCGACTCCGCACCTCCACACCCACCGCCTCGAGCTCGACGACCAGACCCTCCGCGAGTGGGACGCGACCGTCCTGAAGTCCGACGGCGAGGGCCTCGTCCTGGACCGCTCCGCCTTCTACCCCGGCGGTGGCGGGCAGCCGCCGGACGAGGGCGTCCTCCTCTGGGGCGGCGTCCGCACCCGCATCGTCGGCGTCCGCAAGGAGGACGACCTCGTCCTCATCCCGCACGACGAGGACCCGCTCCCCCCGGCCGGCACCGCCGTGCGCGGTGCGCTCGACGACGAGCGGCGCACGTGGCTCATGCGCACGCACTCCGGGCTGCACCTGCTCTCGGGTGTCGTCTTCCGGGACTTCGGTGCGCTGGTCACCGGCGGCAATATGGAGCCCGGGACTGCCCGGATGGACTTCAACCTCCCCGAGGTGCCCGCCGACTTCAAGTCCACCGTCGAGGCCGCGTGCAACGTCGAGGTCGCCGAGGACCGCCGCATCGAAGTGCAGGTGCTCCCCCGCGATGAGGCGTTCGCCATCCCCGACATCATCCGCACCGCCACCAACCTCGTGCCGCCGGAGCTGGAGGAAGTGCGGATCGTCGACATCGTCGGGCTCGACACTCAGGCGGATGGCGGAACCCATGTCGAATCGACGAGATGGATCGGCAAGATCGAGGTGTTGAAGGTGGAGAACAAAGGCAAGGGCTTCCGGCGCTTGCGAATTGCCATCCGTGACTGAGTGCGATCAACGTTACTGAGTGTGACTGATCCGAGAGGCGGCAGGATCATGGCGGACAACGCCCGCGGGCGCGTGAAAGTGGAGACCGGTGCCAAGCGCGTCCGGCTCTACCTGGACAACAAGCTGGTGGCGGACACGCTGCACCCGCTGTACGTCTGGGAGAAGCCCTTCTACCCGACCTACTACGTCCCGGCGAAGGACGTCCTCGCCGAGCTCAAGCCCACCGGTGAGTCCGAGCACTCGCCGAGCCGCGGCGATGCGCAGGTGCAGGACGTCCACGTCGCCGGCCTGACCGCCGCCGGCAAGGCCCGCACGGTCCCGGAGTCCCCGCTGGAGGAGCTGCGCGACGCGGTCCGGTTCGACTTCGACGCCTTCGACTGGTTCGAGGAAGACGAGCCGATCTACACCCACCCGCGCGACCCGTACAGCCGCATCGACGTCCTGACCAGCAACCGCCACTTCCGCGCCGAGCTCGACGGCGTGGTCCTGGCCGACTCCCCGAGCAGCATGATCCTTTTCGAGACCGGTCTCCCGCCGCGCTACTACGTCCCGATCACCGCGCTGAACCAGGACGTCCTGCGCCCCTCGGACACCGTGACGCACTGCCCGTACAAGGGCGCCGCGACGTACTGGTCGGTCCAGGTCGGCGACCAGGTCCACGCCGACCTCATCTGGGGCTACCGCACGCCGTTCCCGGAGGTCCAGAAGATCACCGGCCTGGCCGCGGTCTACAACGAGAAGGTCGACATCTACCTGGACGACGTCCTCCAGGAGCGCCCGAAGCCGCGGTACTGAACGCGACCCGGCGTTAGTCCTAGTCGCTAGCCCCTACTCCGCGACCTCGACCGCATACGAGGCGGAGCCCGGCGCCTGCAACCGCAGCACCCGCTCCGCCTCACCGGTCAGCGCCTTGATGTCACCCTTGGCCAGCTTGTGGAACGGCTCCAAAGTCAGCGTCGCAAGCTTCTTCTTCGCCTCCACCGACCAGATCCCGGCGACGTACCCGCCGATCAGGAACGACGGCAGAATCTGCAGGTTCTTCCCGTTGTAGACCCGGTCCCAGTACTCCCGCGAGATGATCCGCTGCCGGTGCTTCGCATTGTGCGCGAGCAGAATGCTGTCGAACCGCGGCAACAACCTCGGCGGCGTCTTCACCTCGGCATCGGTGATCTCCCCGTCCGGGACGTCGTACAACGTGCGACCCGCTTCATCCGCATACGTGACCAAGTCCGTGAAGCCGTCGAGAATCGCCCGCGCGCGAGTCACCTTCAACCCAAGCCACACAGCCACATCATCAGCAGCAGCCGGCCCGAACGCGGCCAGATGCCGACGCACCAACGCGGCGATCGCGGCATCCGGATCGGCGGCCCGCTCAGGCGAGTACATATACGTCTTCGGCCCCGTAGCCGGGGCCCAGTTCCCGTCGGCCGGGAAGCGGATCAGAGCATTGCTCCGATAGATCGGACGCCAGTTCCGCGACGCGTGATACTCGAGATTCGCCGCCGACATCCGCCCCGGATTCTTCGCGACCCACTCCGCGGCGAACTCCGCGAACTCGGCGGCGCTGCGCGGCTTGTCCGCGGCGAACTTCAGCACCTCCGTCCGCAAAGCACGCATCCCGGGGTCCGCCCCCTCATTGCGCGCCGCCAGAATGTCGGCGTCGGTCGCCTCCGACACCGCCGCGTACAGCGGGTGCTCGGCGCGGCTGACGGCGTGCACCGTACCCCGAATGGAGGAACCGACGACCAGCTCGCACCGCTCAAACGCGTCGTACACCGACTCCAGCGTCGCCCCGTCGTTCCGCGTGAACAGCGAGATCGCGACGGCCGGCCAGTACTGCGCCTGGATCGCGCCGATCGCCTCAACCGTCTCGGCCAAGGAGCCACTGCGCGGCGCCAGCAGGTGCTGGCGGGCCAGCAGCGTGCGGTTCAGCGTGTCCTGAGTGAGTGTCGTCGGCGCCATACCGCCGATTATCCGGCGTCAGCCGTCCGTAGGCGGGTTGATGAAGTCCCACTGGTTCTTGTCCCACACGTCCTGCATCCCGTTGTCGACTATCGTCTGGGCCCACACCCGCAGCCCTTCGGGGTTCTTCAGCCGGTAGATGAAGGTGTGGTCGACGCCCTTGCTGAAGGCGTAGTAGTTGGTGACCAGGTCGTTGATGACGCCGATGTACTTCGGCTGGTACGGCTTGCCCCAGGAGTCGTCCACGAACAGGTCCGGCTCCTGCCCCTTCTTCTGCAGGTTCAGGATGTCCTGCGCCATGCCCACGATGGGGCTGGTCGGCGTGTAGACGATCGGCCCCACCTTGTCCTGGTCGCCGCCGCCGGCGAACCCGGACAGGAAGCCGGCGGTGATGAAGCGGCTGGCCGGGATCTGGCCGGACATGAAGTAGATCGAGGGGTCCATGCCCCAGACGATGATCGGCACCGACTTCCCGGGCCCGGCCGCCTTCTGCACCTCCTGGGCGACTTCCCAGTTGTGCTCCATGTCGGTGCGCGGCCAGGTGAACGCCAGCGTGAGGAACAGCGTCGCCGTGGTCGCCGTGACCCCGAGCATGGTCCAGCGCAGCCGCGAGCCGTTCCGGTGCAGCGCGCCGGTGGCCAGGATCACGATCGGCGGGAGCATCTGCAGGAAGTAGTGCCCGAAGAAGTGGAAGCCGCTGGAGACGCCGACCGCCGAGCCGGCCAGCCACAGCCACAGGTCGGCGTCGGCCTTGAAGATGCCGTTGCGGACCGTCATGTACATGATCGCCAGGAAGGCGGCGGCCGACGCCCCGGCGAAGATGCCGAGGTTGCCCCACAGCCGCGCCATGATCGTGGAGAACGAGCCCAGCGAGGTCAGATACCCGCTGTTGCCGGTGAACACCCAGAAGAAGAAGTCACCGAAGCCGACCCACAGCGCGACGCCCACGATCGGCAGCGCGAAGGCCGGGATGATCGTGACCAGACCCCGCCAGCGCCGGTCCTTCCAGGCCCGCCAGGCCACCGGCAGCATGGTGACGCCCGCGGTCTGCTTGGTGAGCGTCGCGAGCGCCGCGGCCACGCCGGAGCCGGCCAGCAACGGGATCGAGCGTTTCGGATGCCGGCGGGCGCTGTCCGCGAGCAGGAACGCCGCGCACGTCCAGGGCAGCATGAAGACCTCGAACGAGGCCGCCTGCGAGTCCTCGGGCGCCAGGCCCGCCGAGCCCAGCAGGTACAGCAGTCCGGCCCAGACGCCGTGCCGGCCGAAGCGGCGCTTGGCGATCTGGGTGATCAGGATCGCGGTGACGACGTGCACGCAGATCGCCAGCGCCCGGATCACGACCAGCGTGGACAGGCCGTGGTCGCCGAAGAGCTTGAACACCCACGCGTAGACGTAGGGCAGCAGCGGCGGCTTGCGGTCGACGATGATCTGGTAGAACTGGCCGTTCTCAGTGTTCAGAGCCCTCGCCTGCGTGGCCAGGAACCCCTCGTCAGGGTTCCAGAAGGTGCGGCTGAACGCCGGGAGGTGGGTGATGGTGGCGACTGCGAAGAACAGAAGGACCACTCGGGTCCACGACGCCTGCGGCGTGTTCCACAGGCGTTGGAAGCGCGGGGAGTACCAGGCCCGCCGCAGCCATGAGGGCCCCGGCCGGGGCGGCTCCTGCAAGCCCGGCCCGGATCGTGTGGGAGCGTCGGTAGCGACCATCGCCTTGCTATGCCTCGCCGCCCATGGAACAGAGGTTACCTCCCCCTTGACCGTGCCCGGGGAGGTAACCCCCTAAGGTCAGCAGACTGCTACCGTGTCGTGACTTTCGGTGCCGAACCGTTGGACGAACCGCTGGACGAGCCGTTGGCCGAACCGTTGGCCGCCGTGGCCCGGTCCGCCGCGACCGCGCTGCCCAGACCCGCGACCAGACCGACGACCTCGTGCGCGACGCGCTGGCCGGTCAGGCCGATCTGCTCCAGCACCTCGCCGCGGTTGGCGTGGTCCAGGAACTCCGCCGGCACGCCGAAGTCGCGCAGCGGGGTGTGCACGCCGGCGTCGCGCAGCGCCTGGGCCACCACGCAGCCGACGCCGCCGACCCGGACGTTGTCCTCGACGGTGACCACCAGGCGGTGCTCGGCGGCCAGCATCAGGACCGCCGGGTCGACCGGCTTGACCCAGCGCGGGTCCACCACGGTGGCGCCGATGCCCTGGTCGGCCAGCCGCTCGGCGACGTCCAGGCAGACCTGCGCCATCGCCCCGACGCTGACGATCAGCACGTCCGGGGCCAGCCCGCTGCCCGCGGTGGTGCGCAGCACGTCCATCGATCCGGCCTTGGCCACCGCCGGGATGTCCTCGCAGACCGTGCCCTTGGAGAACCGGATCATGGTCGGCGCGTCGGCGACGTCCAGCGCCTCGCGCAGCTGGGCCCGCAGCTGCGAGCCGTCGCGCGGGGCGGCGATCCGCAGCCGGGGCACCACCTGGAAGATCGACATGTCCCACATGCCGTTGTGGCTGGCGCCGTCGTTGCCGGTGACCCCGGCCCGGTCGGCGACGAAGGTGACGCCCGCGTTGTGTAGCGCGGCGTCCATCAGGACCTGGTCGAAGGCGCGGTTGAGGAAGGTCGCGTAGATCGCCACCACCGGGTGCAGGCCGGCGAAGGCCATGCCGCAGGCGGAGGTGACCGCGTGCTGCTCGGCGATGCCGACGTCGAAGATCCGGTCCGGGTGCCGCTCGGCGAACTTGGCCAGGCCCACCGGGTGCAGCATGGCCGCGGTGATGCCGACCACGTCGTCGCGCTCGGCCCCGACCTTCACCATCTCGTCGGCGAACACCGAGGTCCAGGAGGCGCCGGCGGGGACCAGCGGCTGCCCGGTCTCCGGGTCGCTGTCCACGGCGACCTGGTGCAGCTGGTCGTTGACGTTGTTGCGGGCGGCCGGGTAGCCCTCGCCCTTGCGGGTGATCGCGTGCACGATCACCGGGCCGCGGTAGTGCCGGGCCCGGCGCAGCGCGGCCTCCATGCCGGCGATGTCGTGCCCGTCGACCGGGCCGACGTACTTCAGGCCCAGGTCCTCGAACATCCCCTGCGGGGCGACGATGTCCTTCAGGCCCTTCTTGACGCCGTGCAGCGCCTCGTACAGCGGGGTGCCGATGACCGGGGTGCGGCCGAGCATGCCGCGGCCCCACTCCAGGAAGCGCTCGTAGCCCTGGGTGGTGCGCAGGGTCGCCAGGTGGTCGGCCAGGCCGCCGATGGTCGGGGAGTAGGAGCGCTCGTTGTCGTTGACCACGATGATCACCGGGCGGTCCTTGGCCGCGGCGATGTTGTTCAGCGCCTCCCAGGCCATGCCGCCGGTCAGCGCGCCGTCCCCGATCACCGCCACGACCTGGCGGTCGGTGACGCCGCGCACCTCGTGCGCCTTGGCGATGCCGTCGGCGTAGGCCAGCGCGGTGGAGGCGTGGGAGTTCTCGATCACGTCGTGCTCGGACTCCGCGCGCGCCGGATAGCCGGACAGGCCGCCGGCGTGCCGCAGCGCGGAGAAGTCCTGGCGGCCGGTGAGGAGTTTGTGCACGTAGGCCTGGTGGCCCACGTCCCACAGGATGGTGTCCTTGGGCGAGTCGAAGACCCGGTGCAGCGCGATGGTGAGCTCCACCACCCCCAGGTTCGGGCCGATGTGCCCGCTCGTCTTCGCCACAGTCGGGATCAGGTAAGCACGGATCTCCGCAGCGAGCTCGACGAGCTGCTCAGAGCTGAGCTTGTCCAGATCGCGCGGACCCTGGATCGCCTCCAGCAGTGCCACCCGATCCTCCTTCTGTTGAACTTGAAACAACACTCCTGGCTTCCAGTTATACGGCAGAGAGTCTAAGCCTGGTCCGAGCGCCGCCCTGGCGCTTCCCACCTCCTTCTACATGATCTTCACATGGCCCGCGCAGCGTGTTCGCAACGTGGTGGCACCGCTTCGGAGGATGGGGCGAACAGGGTTCACGCCGCTTGCCTGAATGCTTGAATCATTTCAGCATTCATGGGATACACTGGCGGCATGCTTCACGCGACTCCGACACTGACCGACGACGACCTACGGGTTCTCGACGAGCTCACCGCCATGCGCGAGGAGTTGAAGCACCAGGTCGCTTCTCCACGCAAATGGACCGGCCTCCTCCGGCGGAGCCTCACAGCCGCCGCCATCGCCGGCTCCAATTCCATCGAAGGCATCCGTGTCAATCTGATGGACGCCGAAGCCGCGGTCGCCGGCGAGGAACCGACCGAGACCGATGCGGATACCTGGGCCGACATTCTCGGTTACCGCGACGCACTCACGTATGTACAGCAACTCGCCAATGCCGGGGAGTTCTCGTGGCACCCGATGTTCATCAACGCGCTGCACCACATCATGCTCAAGCACCACCTGGAGAAATGGCCCGGCCGTTTCCGGCCCGGCGACATCAGCGTCACCGAGCAGGCGACCAACACGGTGGTCTACACCGGCCCCGACGCCGACGACGTGCCCGTGCTCATGACCGAACTCAGCGATTGGCTCAACGAGGGCGACCTGGAGGCCCCGTCCTACGTTCGCGCTGCGATGGCGCACCTCAACCTGGCATCCATCCACCCATGGCGCGACGGCAACGGCCGTATGTCCCGGACCATCCACACGCTCGTCATGGCGCGCTGCGGCGAACTCGCCCCCGAGTTCTCATCCATCGAGGAATGGCTGGGCATCGGACGCAACACCTACGACTACTACGACGCGCTCGTCCACGTACAGCAGGGCCGTTTCGCCCCGAGCAAGGGCGACGACACCCTGGCCTGGGTACGGTTCAACCTCCGCGCGCACCACCTTCAAGCGCAGCTCATCCGGTCGCGTGCAAACGTGGCGGCACGGCTGTGGATGGGCCTCCTGACCGTCGCCGAGTCCGAACAGCTTCCGGAACGCACCGTCACGGCCTTGTACGAGGCAGTCCGAGGCGGTGCCGTACGGCGCACCATGTACCAACGCGACGAAGACCTGTCCAACGACCAAGCCGCGCGGGACCTGCGCACCCTGACCGATCGCGGGTTACTGGCCGCCAAGGGCGAGACCAAAGGCCGCCGCTACGAAGCCACCGCCAAACTCGACGCCCTGACCCGGAATATCGTCATGGCACGGGGAGTGGCGAATCGGCTGCGCGAGCCGTACGACTTCCGCGTCATTCCCGGCTAAGCAATGGAAAGCGATTCTCGGCCGCAGCAGGCTCGGTCGAGAATCGCCTTTCATTGCAGGAAGGCGAGTCGGGGCTGGTCCTGGCCGAGGATCTGCGCCGGGTCCGCGCCGAGGACCTTGTCCAGCAGGGTCGCGTAGACGCTGCGGAAGTCGGTGCTGAACTTCAGGTCGCCGTTGTCCAGGTCGGTCAGCGAGGGCTGCTCGCCGTGGAAGCCGCCGTTCACCGGCTCGCCGATGACCAGGACGGGACCGGCGGTGCCGTGGTCGGTGCCCTGGTTGGCGTTGGCGTGCACGCGGCGGCCGAACTCGGTGTACAGCACGGTGACCACGTCCTTGCCGTGGGGTCCGCCGGCGATCGAGTTCTGGAAGTCCGTGACCGCTTTGTCGACCTCGCCCCAGAGCGTCGACTGCGTGCCCTTCTCGGCACTGTGCGTGTCGAAGCCGCCGAGGCTGACGCTGTAGACGCGGGTCGGCACCGAGGCGTTGATGCACTCGGCGACGATGTCGAGTTGTTGAGCGAGGGCTGAGGTTTTGGCGGCCTTGGCCGCGCCGGCCGCGCCAGCTCCGGCGGCCGCACCCGCGCCGGCCGCCGCGGCCTTGCCGGTCTTGCCGGCCTTGGCGGTCCCGGCGCTCTTCGCCGAGGCCAGCGCCGGGCTGAAGGTCTTGGCGACGGTGAACAGGTCGGAGACGTCGCGCGCGGCGTAGGCGGCCAGCGTGGAGTCCTGTGCCGAGGGCTGTCCCAGGCCCATGAAGCCGGTGTCCAGCGGTCCGGCCTTGGGCAGCCGGAACTGGCCGATCGGCAGCGAGCTGCCGGCGGTCTTGGTGCCGCCGAGCAGCGGCGGGAGCGTGCCGCCGACGGAGATCGCGCGCAGCGCCCTGATCTGGTCGTCGGGCTGGGCGTCCAGCCAGCGGCCGAGCCAGCCCGAGCCGGTGGGCTCGCCGGGCGTGGCGGTCTGCCAGATGTCCATGGAGACGAAGTGGCTGTGGTTGGGCTGCGGGTAGCCGACGCCGCGCACCACGGCGCAGAGCTTGCGCTGCCACATCTCGTGCAGGCCGGTCATGGCCGGGTTGAAGCCCAGGCCGTCGCCGAGGTCCAGGACCTGGCCGGCGCTGTAGGCCAGGTCGGGGCGCGAGCTGTTGTAGGCCGGGTCGGCGTACGGGATCACGGTGTTGAGGCCGTCGTTGCCGCCGTAGAGCGTCACCAGCACCAGCACGCCGGAGCCCGGGGCCAACGGCGCGTGCTGGGCGGCCGCGCCGAGCTGCGCGCCGGAGGTCGTCGGGCCGCCGGGCCTCAGCGCCGGGGCGCCGACCGGGTGGCCGTGCGACGACGAGCAGGCCGCCGCGAACGCGCCGGTGGACATGACGCCGGACAACTCCAGGAAGCGGCGGCGGGTCACGGTGTCCATGTTCGAGTCCTTAGGTTCCGGTCGTCAGTACGGATTCCGGTCGTCAGTTCACGAGGTACTCGGGCGCCAGCAGCGCCAGGGTCACCAACTGCTCGGGGTCGGCCACGACCTCGGTGAGGGCGGCGACGCTGCGGTCGGTGAAGGCGTCGATCCCGAGCAGGTGCGCGACGGCGTCGATGCGCTGCGAGGGGCTGCTGTTCTCGACCTGCGACAGGTCGCCCTTGGCGACGGCCCACTGCGCGAAGACGAAGCGGGTCTGCGCGGCGGCGGTGGTGAGCCAGGCCGTGCCCTCGGGCCAGCCGCCGACGTTCGGCGGGTAGAAGGGCAGTTGGCCCAGGCCGTTGAGCGCGGTGCGCAGGGCCTGGTTGTCCTTCGAGTCCGGGCCGGCGTCGATCTTGATTCGCAGGGCTCTGAGAACACCGACGACATACTCAGTGGGCTGCTTCACCAGGGCGTAGCGCGCCTGCGGACCGCGGAAGACCGGGTCCAGGAACAGGGCCCTGAGAAGCGCGGTGACGTCGCGGTTCGGGCCGTAGGCAGCGAGCAGGCGGCCGGAGACGTCCGGCGGGATCGGGCCCGGCATGCCGAAGCGGTCCCAGAAGCGGCCGGCGACGAACTTCGGCGAGGCCGGCTGCTGCAGGATCCAGTCGACGAACGAGGTGTCGTCGAAGTCGGCGGTCTTGCCGAGGATGGTCTTGGGGGTGTCGTCGTGCAGCTTGGGCACAAGCGTGGCCTTGCCGGAGGCGTCCAGGCGCCAGCCGGTGAGGGCGCGGGCGCCGGCGCGGACGTCGTCCTCGGTGTAGTTGCCGACGCCGAGCGTGAAGAGCTCCATCAGCTCGCGCGCCAGGTTCTCGTTCGGGGCCTTCAGCGTGTTGCCGGCGCTGTCCAGCCACAGCATCATCGCCGGGTCCCGGACCATCGCGTGCGCCAGCACGGCGAAGTCGCCGCCCCCGAGGGTCCGCATGGTCTGGTTCTGCTGGATCATGAAGCCGGGGCTGGCGACCTTCTGGACGGAGGTCGCGAAGTGCCCGTGGAAGAAGAAGGTGCGCTTCTCCACCAGCGGCTGCGTGACCGCGGCCATCCGCGCCAGCCACCAGCCGACCATCTGGTAGTCATCCTGCGCGCTGCCCTTCTTGGGCACCTTCATCGCCGGGTAGCC encodes:
- a CDS encoding DUF1501 domain-containing protein, translated to MDTVTRRRFLELSGVMSTGAFAAACSSSHGHPVGAPALRPGGPTTSGAQLGAAAQHAPLAPGSGVLVLVTLYGGNDGLNTVIPYADPAYNSSRPDLAYSAGQVLDLGDGLGFNPAMTGLHEMWQRKLCAVVRGVGYPQPNHSHFVSMDIWQTATPGEPTGSGWLGRWLDAQPDDQIRALRAISVGGTLPPLLGGTKTAGSSLPIGQFRLPKAGPLDTGFMGLGQPSAQDSTLAAYAARDVSDLFTVAKTFSPALASAKSAGTAKAGKTGKAAAAGAGAAAGAGAAGAAKAAKTSALAQQLDIVAECINASVPTRVYSVSLGGFDTHSAEKGTQSTLWGEVDKAVTDFQNSIAGGPHGKDVVTVLYTEFGRRVHANANQGTDHGTAGPVLVIGEPVNGGFHGEQPSLTDLDNGDLKFSTDFRSVYATLLDKVLGADPAQILGQDQPRLAFLQ
- a CDS encoding DUF1800 family protein, whose product is MSIDQNRSAVAHLLRRAGFGASGAEIDAAAKAGYEATVAALLAPAGVDPGAAATPAPGYPAMKVPKKGSAQDDYQMVGWWLARMAAVTQPLVEKRTFFFHGHFATSVQKVASPGFMIQQNQTMRTLGGGDFAVLAHAMVRDPAMMLWLDSAGNTLKAPNENLARELMELFTLGVGNYTEDDVRAGARALTGWRLDASGKATLVPKLHDDTPKTILGKTADFDDTSFVDWILQQPASPKFVAGRFWDRFGMPGPIPPDVSGRLLAAYGPNRDVTALLRALFLDPVFRGPQARYALVKQPTEYVVGVLRALRIKIDAGPDSKDNQALRTALNGLGQLPFYPPNVGGWPEGTAWLTTAAAQTRFVFAQWAVAKGDLSQVENSSPSQRIDAVAHLLGIDAFTDRSVAALTEVVADPEQLVTLALLAPEYLVN